The Ensifer adhaerens genome contains a region encoding:
- a CDS encoding virB8 family protein, producing MVSGDELKRYFERARRFDQDRMIQVERSARIAWSVAIIAGILAGASIFAVAGLTPLKTVEPFVVRVDNSTGIVDVVSALTSTAGTYDEAVTKYFAAKYVRAREGYVWSEAEESFRTVALLSTPPEQTRFSALYRGSNPESPQNTYGRGATARISIASISLINPHVVSVRYMRLITRGEEVRTTHWVATLTFSYANAPMSSTDRLVNPLGFAVSEYRADPEAIN from the coding sequence ATGGTCTCGGGGGACGAACTCAAGAGATATTTCGAGAGGGCGCGGCGCTTCGATCAGGATCGCATGATCCAGGTCGAACGCTCGGCACGCATCGCCTGGTCCGTTGCCATCATAGCCGGCATCCTTGCGGGCGCTTCGATCTTCGCCGTCGCCGGCCTTACACCACTGAAAACGGTCGAGCCGTTTGTCGTGCGGGTCGATAATTCGACTGGCATCGTCGACGTAGTCTCAGCGCTGACATCGACGGCCGGCACGTATGACGAGGCCGTGACCAAATACTTCGCCGCGAAATATGTCCGCGCGCGGGAGGGTTACGTCTGGAGCGAGGCGGAGGAGAGCTTCCGCACTGTCGCCTTGCTGTCGACCCCGCCGGAGCAAACTCGTTTTTCGGCGCTCTATCGCGGTAGCAATCCGGAGTCGCCGCAGAACACTTATGGTCGCGGCGCTACTGCGCGCATCAGCATCGCCTCGATCTCGCTGATCAATCCGCATGTCGTATCCGTCCGCTACATGCGCTTGATCACCCGCGGGGAAGAAGTCCGGACAACCCATTGGGTTGCGACGCTCACATTCTCCTATGCAAACGCGCCGATGTCGTCGACGGATCGGCTGGTGAATCCCCTCGGTTTTGCAGTCAGCGAATACCGAGCCGATCCGGAGGCCATCAACTGA
- the virB9 gene encoding P-type conjugative transfer protein VirB9, producing MRTIFIATILLTASASTALALEIPRGASQDSRVRFVDYQPYNITRIIGSLRSSVQVEFAADEEIAHVALGNSVAWEVAPAGNILFLKPRENQPVTNISVVTTRRDGSTRSYQMELTVRDGKVEVGQNTYFYVKYRYPADEVERRRQAAAARAIAAQAKEADDVLAIHEAYGPRNWRYSAQGSQAVEPHSVYDNGKVTTFAFVGNQEMPVIYIENSDGSESLVPKSVDGNLVLVHAISRKFILRRGGDVLCVFNEAYDRAGINPDTNTTSPSVERVVKTEVAAQ from the coding sequence ATGCGGACTATCTTCATCGCCACCATTCTCCTTACGGCCTCCGCCTCCACGGCGCTTGCCCTCGAAATCCCCCGCGGCGCCTCGCAGGATAGCCGCGTCCGTTTCGTCGATTACCAGCCCTACAACATCACTCGCATCATCGGCTCATTGCGTTCGTCGGTGCAGGTGGAGTTCGCGGCCGACGAGGAGATAGCGCATGTTGCGCTTGGCAACAGCGTCGCCTGGGAGGTCGCGCCGGCGGGCAACATCCTGTTTCTCAAACCGCGGGAAAATCAGCCGGTCACCAATATTTCTGTCGTCACCACCCGGCGCGACGGATCGACCCGAAGCTACCAGATGGAGCTGACGGTACGGGATGGGAAGGTGGAGGTCGGTCAAAACACTTACTTTTACGTCAAATACCGCTATCCGGCCGACGAAGTTGAACGGCGGCGTCAGGCCGCGGCGGCCCGAGCGATTGCTGCGCAGGCGAAGGAGGCCGACGACGTGCTGGCCATTCATGAGGCCTATGGTCCGCGAAATTGGCGCTACTCGGCGCAAGGCTCTCAGGCGGTGGAGCCGCACTCGGTCTACGACAATGGCAAGGTCACTACGTTTGCCTTCGTCGGAAATCAGGAAATGCCCGTGATCTACATCGAGAACTCGGATGGCAGTGAAAGCCTGGTGCCGAAATCCGTAGATGGCAATCTTGTCCTAGTCCATGCGATCAGCCGGAAGTTCATCCTGCGGAGGGGTGGGGACGTGCTCTGCGTCTTCAACGAGGCTTACGATCGAGCCGGCATTAATCCGGACACCAACACGACCTCGCCGTCCGTCGAGCGCGTCGTGAAGACCGAAGTCGCGGCGCAGTAG
- the virB5 gene encoding P-type DNA transfer protein VirB5 gives MASYRIHGAAIAAALILSAGTAAGQGIPVIDRTAIAKHLESIAQLKAQLDALNQQIGQAQQLYGSLNKITDMADVAGVLNDPAVRKALPEDFSVMEGLFKGSGTGGFGDTASKFLDENSAYRTSADDFYAQELSRIQNKNAGQMSLAQHIYDAAVKRVDGIDQLREKISTAGDAKDIADLQARLQAETAFLQTDILRMEALRMVQQAQAQVDEQRKAEDWRQRMDAMGAALQ, from the coding sequence ATGGCTTCCTATCGAATTCACGGCGCGGCAATAGCCGCCGCGCTCATCCTTTCCGCCGGCACGGCAGCCGGGCAGGGGATCCCGGTGATCGACCGGACCGCGATCGCCAAGCACCTCGAGAGTATCGCGCAACTGAAAGCCCAGCTTGATGCGCTCAACCAGCAGATCGGGCAGGCGCAGCAGCTCTACGGCTCGCTCAACAAGATCACCGACATGGCGGATGTTGCCGGCGTCTTGAACGATCCTGCCGTCCGCAAGGCGCTGCCCGAGGACTTTAGCGTTATGGAGGGACTGTTCAAGGGAAGCGGCACGGGCGGGTTCGGCGATACGGCCTCAAAGTTCCTTGATGAAAATTCGGCCTATCGGACCAGCGCAGATGACTTCTATGCACAGGAGCTTTCGCGCATCCAGAACAAGAATGCCGGGCAGATGAGCCTAGCGCAGCATATCTACGATGCCGCGGTCAAGCGCGTCGATGGCATTGACCAACTGCGCGAGAAGATTTCGACGGCAGGTGACGCCAAGGATATTGCCGACCTTCAAGCGCGACTTCAGGCCGAAACAGCCTTCCTCCAGACCGATATATTGCGCATGGAGGCCCTTCGGATGGTACAGCAAGCCCAGGCACAGGTCGACGAGCAGCGCAAGGCGGAAGACTGGCGCCAGCGCATGGATGCAATGGGGGCGGCGCTGCAATGA
- a CDS encoding TrbC/VirB2 family protein, producing the protein MTFSARIRPIAASAVMAAAIVAFMVEPAFAQAAGIETVLQNIVDMLTGNIAKLLAVIAVIVICIAWMFGYMDLRRAGFWIIGIGGIFGATELVNTIVGS; encoded by the coding sequence ATGACTTTCAGTGCCCGTATCCGCCCGATCGCCGCATCCGCCGTCATGGCAGCGGCCATCGTGGCATTCATGGTCGAACCTGCCTTCGCGCAGGCCGCCGGTATCGAGACAGTGCTGCAGAACATCGTCGACATGCTGACCGGCAACATCGCCAAGTTGCTCGCCGTCATCGCGGTGATCGTGATCTGCATTGCCTGGATGTTCGGCTACATGGATCTGAGGCGCGCAGGGTTCTGGATCATTGGCATCGGTGGCATCTTCGGCGCTACCGAACTCGTGAACACCATCGTCGGAAGCTGA
- a CDS encoding type IV secretion system protein VirB3, protein MATSRPILEEDTLFIACTRPAMIAGVTMEAMGMNIMLTTILYIVAGSIAYALVGVVFHLLFRALVKHDHSMFRILLAWVETRGRSRNSGYWGGATLSPLKLARKYDERDLGFA, encoded by the coding sequence ATGGCGACTTCGCGGCCAATCCTTGAGGAAGACACGCTGTTCATCGCCTGCACCCGCCCGGCGATGATCGCCGGCGTGACGATGGAAGCCATGGGCATGAATATCATGCTTACGACCATCCTCTACATCGTCGCAGGCTCGATCGCCTATGCGCTCGTCGGCGTCGTCTTCCATCTGCTGTTCCGCGCACTCGTCAAACACGACCACAGCATGTTCCGCATCTTGCTGGCCTGGGTGGAGACACGCGGTCGGTCCCGCAACAGCGGCTATTGGGGCGGAGCGACGCTTAGCCCCCTAAAGCTCGCGCGCAAATACGACGAAAGGGATCTCGGATTTGCCTAA
- a CDS encoding EexN family lipoprotein, with protein MKKFVFLLAVLLVSCTEQAERTHTVDELIADEALLSQIIAACRNNPGELGNTPNCQNAAAADFKARLKRM; from the coding sequence ATGAAGAAGTTTGTCTTTCTTCTCGCTGTCCTATTGGTCAGCTGCACCGAGCAAGCCGAGCGAACCCACACTGTCGACGAACTCATCGCCGACGAGGCCCTGCTGTCCCAAATCATCGCGGCGTGTCGCAACAACCCTGGTGAATTAGGCAATACCCCGAATTGCCAAAACGCAGCGGCCGCAGACTTCAAGGCCCGTCTTAAACGGATGTGA
- a CDS encoding VirB4 family type IV secretion/conjugal transfer ATPase, which yields MPNLAILRSRELGPEAFIPYVRHVDESTIALDSRALMVMIALEGVSFETADALDLNALNRDLNTLYRNIADERLALWTHLIRRRDGDYPVGAFATAFSAALNDKYRERMVGEDLFRNDLYLTIHWSPARDPADRAATFLSRLLRSRRAGVELDEEALKQLRDKVVDVTAALKRFEPRVLSLYEHEGLLFSEPSEVLHQLVGGRREPVPLTEGRIASVIYSDRIIFGRETVEIRHEAESRFAGMLSFKEYPARTRTGMLDSVLTSPFEVVLAQSFSFVSKADARVIMGRKQNQMVSSGDKAFSQIEEIDEAMDDLESNRFVLGEHHLTLAVFAPSMKELTGNLAKARAGLTSGGAVVAREDLGLEAAWWAQLPGNFRFRARSGAITSRNFAALAPFHSYPIGRKDGNEWGPAVALFETASGSPYYFNFHYGDLGNAFVCGPSGAGKTVLLNFLLSQLEKHDPHVVFFDKDRGADLYVRAAGGTYLPLKNGIQTGCAPLKALELTPENKVFLTRWVGRLVGSATRELTVTELRDIASAIDGLADLPVERRTIGALRTFLNNTDPEGIAARLRRWERGGPLGWVFDNIIEDIGVGGKFVGYDMTDFLDNEEIRTPLMAYLFHRVEQMIDGRRIIIVIDEFWKALQDDGFRDLAQNKLKTIRKQNGLMLFATQSPRDAIVSPIAHTIIEQCPTQIFLPNARGNHADYVDGFKLTEREYELIARELSVESRRFILKQGHNSVVAELNLGGFDDELAILSGRTANVELADTIRAEVGNRPADWLPIFQQRRSLS from the coding sequence TTGCCTAACCTCGCCATACTCAGATCTCGCGAACTCGGTCCTGAGGCCTTCATCCCCTACGTCCGCCACGTCGACGAGTCGACAATCGCGCTCGATTCCCGGGCACTGATGGTAATGATCGCGCTAGAGGGCGTCTCTTTCGAGACCGCGGACGCCCTCGACCTGAACGCTCTCAACCGCGACCTCAATACGCTCTATCGGAACATCGCCGACGAGCGGCTCGCCTTGTGGACCCATCTCATTCGCCGCCGGGACGGCGACTATCCCGTGGGCGCTTTCGCGACCGCATTTTCGGCCGCGCTCAACGACAAATACCGCGAGCGCATGGTGGGCGAAGATCTGTTCCGCAACGATCTTTATCTTACCATCCACTGGTCTCCGGCCCGCGATCCGGCCGACAGGGCAGCGACATTCTTGTCGCGTCTGCTGCGGTCCCGTCGGGCGGGCGTCGAATTGGATGAGGAGGCCCTCAAGCAGCTTCGAGACAAGGTCGTCGACGTTACGGCGGCGTTGAAACGCTTCGAGCCCCGCGTGCTGTCCCTCTACGAGCATGAAGGTCTGTTGTTCTCGGAGCCGAGCGAGGTGCTGCACCAGCTCGTCGGCGGCCGGCGGGAGCCGGTTCCACTGACAGAGGGTCGCATCGCCTCGGTGATCTACTCCGACCGGATCATCTTCGGCCGCGAGACGGTCGAGATTCGCCACGAGGCCGAAAGTCGCTTTGCCGGCATGCTGAGTTTCAAGGAATATCCGGCCAGAACTCGGACCGGCATGCTCGACAGTGTGCTCACCAGTCCTTTCGAAGTTGTTCTGGCGCAATCCTTCTCCTTCGTGTCGAAGGCGGACGCCCGCGTCATCATGGGCCGCAAGCAGAACCAGATGGTCAGCAGCGGCGACAAGGCGTTCTCGCAGATCGAGGAGATCGATGAAGCGATGGACGATCTGGAGTCCAATCGGTTCGTACTTGGCGAACACCATCTGACGCTTGCCGTCTTTGCTCCGTCAATGAAGGAGCTGACCGGAAATCTCGCCAAGGCACGCGCTGGTCTGACCAGTGGTGGTGCAGTTGTTGCGCGGGAGGATCTCGGCCTTGAGGCTGCCTGGTGGGCGCAGTTGCCGGGTAATTTCCGCTTTCGCGCCCGGTCCGGCGCGATCACGTCCCGCAACTTCGCGGCGCTCGCGCCATTCCACTCCTACCCGATCGGTCGGAAGGACGGCAACGAATGGGGACCTGCCGTCGCCCTTTTCGAGACGGCGTCGGGGTCACCGTACTACTTCAATTTCCATTATGGCGATCTCGGCAACGCCTTCGTCTGCGGACCGTCCGGTGCCGGCAAGACCGTGCTTTTGAACTTCTTGCTGTCACAGCTCGAGAAACATGACCCGCATGTTGTGTTCTTCGACAAGGACAGGGGCGCGGATCTCTACGTGCGCGCCGCCGGCGGCACCTATCTGCCGCTCAAGAATGGGATCCAGACCGGGTGCGCTCCCCTGAAGGCACTTGAACTGACGCCGGAGAACAAGGTGTTTCTCACGCGCTGGGTCGGCAGGCTTGTCGGCTCGGCAACACGGGAGCTGACTGTGACCGAACTCCGCGACATCGCCTCCGCCATCGACGGCCTTGCCGACTTGCCGGTGGAGCGCCGGACGATCGGCGCTCTCAGGACATTCCTCAACAACACCGATCCCGAAGGCATTGCCGCGCGGCTGCGGCGGTGGGAGAGAGGAGGGCCGCTCGGTTGGGTCTTCGATAACATCATTGAGGACATCGGCGTCGGCGGCAAGTTCGTCGGCTATGACATGACCGACTTCCTCGATAACGAGGAAATCCGCACGCCCCTGATGGCCTATCTCTTCCACCGGGTCGAGCAGATGATCGATGGCAGGCGCATCATCATCGTTATCGATGAGTTCTGGAAGGCGCTCCAGGACGACGGGTTTCGCGACCTCGCACAGAACAAGCTCAAGACGATTCGCAAGCAGAACGGCCTTATGCTCTTTGCTACACAGAGCCCGCGCGATGCGATCGTCTCGCCGATTGCGCATACGATCATCGAGCAATGCCCGACGCAGATCTTCCTGCCGAATGCCCGCGGCAACCACGCCGACTATGTCGACGGCTTCAAACTCACCGAGCGAGAGTACGAACTCATTGCACGCGAGCTCTCCGTCGAGAGCCGCCGATTCATATTGAAGCAGGGGCATAACAGCGTCGTCGCCGAACTGAACCTCGGCGGTTTCGACGACGAGCTCGCCATCCTCTCCGGCCGCACTGCGAATGTCGAACTCGCCGATACGATCCGCGCAGAGGTCGGCAACCGGCCCGCGGATTGGCTTCCGATTTTTCAGCAACGAAGGAGTTTGAGCTAA
- a CDS encoding IS110 family transposase has protein sequence MTASYDYHIGVDYHKSYSHLVVQDSGGKTLRSGRVKNDRQSPGSFLERYPENSHAVVEATRNWMVIYDWLDDICDDVVLAHPLKVKAIADAKIKTDKIDATVLAHLLRADLVPQAWAPSDKARELRVALRERMFYVRLRTMTKNRIVTVFDRYPEQTAQLTTLGDLFGRAGRSQLAQVNVSEIDRIQIDRGLDFIGDINKRIKQSEATIRAMTKANANVKLLKTVPGIGEFFARLIDAEIDDISRFRTPKKLIAYAGLVPSTYSSGGKTFHGKIIKQGNKWLRWAFVEAVAPAIASDAQLRAQYEHLKIRGVNKARVAIARKLLAIAFQILRDQRAYEPRGTSTMEGASTISRLS, from the coding sequence ATGACTGCGTCCTATGATTACCATATCGGGGTCGACTACCACAAATCCTACAGCCATCTGGTGGTGCAGGATTCGGGCGGCAAGACGCTCAGATCCGGTCGGGTGAAGAACGATCGCCAGTCGCCGGGCAGCTTTCTCGAACGCTACCCTGAGAACAGCCATGCGGTGGTCGAGGCGACGCGCAACTGGATGGTGATCTACGACTGGCTCGACGACATTTGTGATGATGTCGTTCTCGCCCATCCGTTGAAGGTCAAGGCGATCGCCGACGCCAAGATCAAGACCGACAAGATCGACGCGACGGTCTTGGCGCATCTGCTGCGGGCCGACCTGGTGCCGCAGGCCTGGGCACCGAGCGACAAGGCCCGCGAGCTGCGCGTCGCGCTGCGCGAGCGGATGTTTTACGTGCGTCTGCGCACGATGACGAAGAACCGCATCGTCACGGTGTTTGATCGTTATCCGGAACAGACGGCACAGCTGACGACGCTCGGGGACCTGTTCGGCAGGGCCGGCCGCAGCCAGCTGGCGCAGGTCAACGTCTCAGAGATCGACCGCATCCAGATCGATCGTGGCCTCGATTTCATCGGTGACATCAATAAGCGAATCAAGCAGTCGGAAGCGACGATCCGGGCGATGACCAAGGCCAATGCCAATGTGAAGCTGCTGAAGACAGTCCCTGGTATCGGCGAGTTCTTCGCAAGGCTGATCGACGCGGAGATCGACGACATATCGCGGTTCCGCACCCCGAAGAAGCTTATCGCCTATGCCGGGCTTGTACCCTCGACCTACTCGAGCGGCGGCAAGACCTTTCACGGCAAGATCATCAAACAGGGTAACAAGTGGCTGCGCTGGGCTTTCGTTGAAGCCGTCGCTCCCGCCATCGCCAGTGATGCGCAGTTGCGCGCCCAATACGAGCATCTGAAGATCAGAGGAGTGAACAAAGCGCGTGTGGCCATCGCGCGCAAGCTTTTGGCGATCGCCTTCCAGATCCTGCGTGACCAGCGCGCTTACGAGCCTCGCGGCACCAGCACTATGGAAGGCGCGTCGACTATATCCCGGTTGTCCTGA
- a CDS encoding transglycosylase SLT domain-containing protein, which translates to MPVAFLDLAPTCAPIVAAETLAAVVSLESRFEPFAIRVNSGAPLSEQPTTKVEAIAIATSLAAGRQGIQLGLGGIGIEELRKLKLSISDAFDPCLNLRATATLLDRYYRLAVKAGADPNRAEQVMLQSYYGRDDPSIGAMVKYDEQVRQERRRLAGTIKTLVLGDGGQERGLNEARLVEAIVDSDKDEAQADQTVSVPSWDVFSSRRRSSVLVFQDNQMEESE; encoded by the coding sequence ATGCCCGTTGCTTTCCTGGATCTAGCGCCAACGTGCGCACCAATAGTTGCTGCCGAGACACTCGCCGCCGTCGTCAGCCTTGAAAGCCGGTTCGAACCCTTCGCCATCCGGGTCAACAGCGGCGCGCCTCTCTCGGAGCAGCCCACGACCAAGGTGGAGGCGATCGCAATCGCTACGTCATTGGCTGCCGGTCGCCAGGGTATCCAGCTCGGTCTCGGCGGCATCGGCATCGAAGAACTCCGCAAGCTCAAGCTCTCGATTTCAGACGCCTTCGACCCGTGCCTCAACCTTCGGGCCACGGCGACGCTCCTCGACAGATACTACCGCCTGGCGGTGAAAGCCGGTGCGGACCCGAACCGGGCCGAACAGGTGATGCTGCAGTCCTACTACGGACGGGACGATCCCTCCATCGGCGCGATGGTCAAGTACGACGAACAGGTCCGCCAGGAAAGAAGGCGGCTCGCCGGAACCATCAAGACTCTCGTGCTCGGAGATGGCGGGCAGGAGAGGGGGCTCAACGAAGCGCGTCTTGTCGAGGCGATCGTCGATTCCGACAAGGACGAGGCCCAGGCTGATCAAACGGTGTCGGTGCCGTCCTGGGACGTTTTCAGTTCGAGACGGAGGTCCTCCGTCCTCGTGTTTCAGGACAATCAAATGGAGGAGAGTGAATGA
- a CDS encoding MarR family transcriptional regulator: MTSALNAHWQSQLFSAYALQEVFDKPVEGETPQSRLKQVGMMTVLYMMHQNHEKLTLSNISQITGLTRNAVAESIDPLIERGILSETIVKNSMGRGTARQFEFCPDVFDRLRLSPEQQKP, from the coding sequence ATGACAAGCGCACTCAATGCTCATTGGCAGAGCCAGCTGTTTTCGGCTTACGCTCTGCAAGAAGTTTTCGACAAACCGGTGGAGGGAGAGACGCCACAATCGCGTTTGAAGCAGGTCGGGATGATGACGGTGCTCTATATGATGCATCAAAACCACGAAAAGCTAACGCTCTCGAATATAAGCCAAATTACCGGCCTAACCCGAAATGCAGTGGCGGAATCGATCGATCCGCTCATTGAGCGAGGCATATTGAGTGAAACGATTGTGAAGAACTCGATGGGACGAGGAACTGCGAGGCAGTTTGAGTTCTGCCCGGACGTTTTCGATCGCCTAAGGTTGAGTCCGGAGCAGCAAAAACCTTGA
- the virB10 gene encoding type IV secretion system protein VirB10, translating into MVQEDENRIPGERAETVTGRRIDSNPVLKRSAVALAVVAFVAFAFWSMSGEKQQQQNARAERVVIRQTTNFEPAKEKVEPIQSVPAVKLPTPVVAEEAKEEDPLLDSARRAPVMAFSGGQKNTTSYRETMDPAMSTDSNFLQLDGNTMGQNAANADEQRFTGLLRPTKIEGSRAGTLGNRNFIAAMGTSIPCVLETAMASDQPGFTSCVISRDVLSDSGRVVLMEKGTQVVGEYRGGLQRGQKRLFVLWNRAKTPNGVIVTLASPATDALGRAGVDGYVDTHWWERFGSALLLSIVGDATSYAKSRLRDSDVDAENTTSAGQQAAAIAVEQSINIPPTLNKHQGELVTIFVARDLDFSGVYRLRVTEPKSKVLDRAVLGDFSSQSTLVTK; encoded by the coding sequence ATGGTTCAGGAAGACGAAAACCGGATACCGGGCGAGCGGGCCGAGACAGTTACCGGCAGACGAATCGACAGCAATCCCGTTCTGAAGCGCAGCGCGGTTGCGCTCGCTGTCGTTGCCTTCGTCGCCTTCGCGTTCTGGTCGATGAGTGGGGAAAAGCAACAACAGCAAAATGCTCGAGCCGAGCGGGTGGTTATTCGGCAGACGACCAACTTCGAACCGGCCAAGGAGAAAGTGGAACCGATTCAGTCGGTACCGGCAGTGAAGCTGCCGACCCCTGTCGTCGCAGAAGAGGCGAAGGAGGAAGATCCACTGCTCGATTCAGCGCGCCGGGCACCCGTCATGGCCTTCAGCGGCGGGCAGAAGAACACGACATCGTACCGTGAGACTATGGATCCGGCCATGTCGACGGACAGCAATTTCCTGCAGCTTGATGGAAACACGATGGGCCAGAATGCGGCCAATGCCGATGAACAGCGGTTCACCGGGCTGCTACGGCCGACCAAGATTGAGGGCTCGCGCGCCGGCACGCTGGGCAATCGGAACTTCATAGCTGCTATGGGAACCTCGATACCCTGTGTCCTGGAAACTGCCATGGCATCTGATCAGCCCGGCTTCACAAGCTGCGTGATCAGCCGGGATGTCCTCTCGGACAGTGGCCGGGTCGTGCTGATGGAGAAGGGCACGCAGGTAGTCGGCGAGTACCGCGGCGGCCTCCAGCGAGGACAGAAGCGCCTCTTCGTGCTCTGGAACCGTGCGAAGACCCCGAACGGCGTCATCGTCACTTTAGCTTCGCCGGCGACAGATGCGCTCGGCCGGGCTGGCGTCGACGGCTATGTCGACACCCACTGGTGGGAGCGGTTCGGGAGTGCGCTTCTCCTGTCCATCGTCGGCGACGCCACGAGCTATGCCAAAAGCCGCCTGCGGGACAGCGACGTCGACGCTGAGAACACGACAAGCGCGGGCCAGCAAGCGGCAGCCATTGCTGTCGAGCAATCGATCAACATTCCTCCGACGCTCAACAAACATCAGGGCGAGCTTGTCACGATCTTCGTGGCGCGTGATCTCGACTTTTCCGGTGTCTACAGGCTGCGGGTGACTGAGCCGAAGAGCAAGGTCCTCGACAGGGCGGTACTCGGGGACTTCAGCTCACAGTCGACGCTCGTTACGAAATAG
- a CDS encoding type IV secretion system protein: protein MYQVFAFVDEQFKAPLETFVSDGTSNISEWISGPLTAAITLYVVLYGYLVLRGSVQEPIVDFAFRAIKLAIIVMLVRHADKYQTYVTNIFFEGLPREISQALNAGAAPSASTFDSLLDKGHACAKEIWARASWPVDVVTGIGGMMVIGASFIVAAIGYIVSLYARLALAIVLAIGPIFVALAMFQTTRRFTEAWIGQLANFVILQVLVVAVGSLLITCIDTTFTAIQGYSDVLMRPTALCAICLAALYVFYQLPNIASALAAGGASLTYGYGAARDAHESTLAWAASHTAREAGRGVRAVGRTFTSKGSGS, encoded by the coding sequence ATGTATCAGGTCTTTGCCTTCGTCGACGAGCAGTTCAAGGCTCCGCTGGAGACCTTCGTCTCCGACGGGACCTCGAACATCTCCGAGTGGATTTCGGGGCCCCTGACTGCAGCGATCACGCTCTATGTCGTGCTTTACGGCTATCTCGTGCTCCGCGGCTCGGTCCAGGAACCGATCGTCGACTTCGCATTTCGGGCGATCAAGCTCGCCATCATCGTGATGCTGGTGAGGCACGCCGACAAATACCAGACTTATGTCACCAACATCTTCTTCGAGGGATTGCCGCGGGAGATTTCGCAGGCGTTGAACGCCGGCGCAGCACCAAGCGCCTCGACCTTCGACAGCTTGCTCGACAAGGGGCACGCGTGTGCCAAGGAGATCTGGGCCCGCGCCTCTTGGCCGGTCGATGTCGTGACTGGCATCGGCGGCATGATGGTCATTGGCGCGAGCTTCATCGTTGCGGCGATCGGCTATATCGTCTCGCTCTATGCGCGGCTGGCGCTCGCCATCGTGCTCGCGATCGGGCCGATCTTCGTGGCCCTGGCCATGTTCCAGACGACGCGACGCTTCACCGAGGCCTGGATCGGACAGCTTGCGAACTTCGTGATCCTGCAGGTGCTCGTCGTCGCGGTCGGCTCTCTGCTGATCACCTGCATAGATACAACCTTCACAGCTATTCAAGGATATAGCGACGTACTGATGCGTCCAACCGCGCTGTGCGCCATCTGCCTCGCCGCTCTCTATGTCTTCTATCAGCTTCCGAACATCGCTTCAGCGCTTGCCGCCGGCGGCGCGTCGTTGACCTACGGCTACGGCGCTGCACGCGACGCCCACGAAAGCACGCTCGCCTGGGCGGCGTCCCATACCGCCCGTGAGGCCGGGCGCGGTGTCCGCGCCGTCGGGCGAACCTTCACCTCGAAAGGCTCCGGATCATGA